One genomic region from Gossypium hirsutum isolate 1008001.06 chromosome D13, Gossypium_hirsutum_v2.1, whole genome shotgun sequence encodes:
- the LOC107920020 gene encoding zeta-carotene desaturase, chloroplastic/chromoplastic gives MASASFLFAATGLSSVGGVKSPRLFVKSSLDNNVSDMSVNAPKGLFPPEPEHYRGPKLKVAIIGAGLAGMSTAVELLDQGHEVDIYESRSFIGGKVGSFVDRRGNHIEMGLHVFFGCYNNLFRLIKKVGADKNLLVKDHTHTFVNKGGELGELDFRFPVGAPIHGMRAFLSTNQLKTYDKARNALALALSPVVKALINPDGAMRDIRDLDNISFSDWFLSKGGTRMSIQRMWDPVAYALGFIDCDNISARCMLTIFSLFATKTEASLLRMLKGSPDVYLSGPIRNYITERGGRFHLRWGCREILYDKSADGETYVTGLAMSKATNKKLVTADAYVAACDVPGIKRLLPSGWRESEFFNNIYELVGVPVVTVQLRYNGWVTELRDLQRARQLRQAIGLDNLLYTPDADFSCFADLALTSPEDYYIEGQGSLLQCVLTPGDPYMPLPNDEIIKRVSKQVLTLFPSSQGLEVIWSSVVKIGQSLYREGPGKDPFRPDQKTPIKNFFLAGSYTKQDYIDSMEGATLSGRQASAYICDAGEELAVLQKKLAMVGSQEQMETSSVTDELSLV, from the exons ATGGCTTctgcttcttttctttttgcagcCACTGGTTTGAGTTCAGTGGGTGGGGTGAAGTCTCCAAGGCTCTTTGTGAAATCTTCTTTAGACAACAATGTTTCCGACATGAGTGTTAATG CTCCAAAGGGGTTGTTTCCACCTGAACCTGAACATTATAGGGGACCAAAGCTGAAGGTGGCTATTATCGGAGCCGGCCTTGCGGGCATGTCAACTGCGGTTGAGCTATTAGATCAAGGCCATGAG GTTGATATATATGAATCAAGGTCTTTCATAGGAGGGAAAGTCGGTTCTTTTGTCGATAGAAGAGGAAACCACATCGAGATGGGGCTGCATGTTTTCTTCGGTTGCTACAACAATCTATTTCGTTTAATAAAAAAG GTGGGTGCTGATAAAAATCTGCTTGTGAAGGATCATACTCACACATTTGTAAACAAAGGGGGTGAACTTGGTG AACTTGATTTTAGATTTCCAGTTGGAGCTCCTATACATGGAATGCGTGCATTTTTATCGACAAATCAGCTGAAG ACTTACGATAAAGCAAGAAATGCTCTGGCTCTTGCCCTAAGTCCCGTTGTTAAGGCTCTTATTAATCCAGATGGAGCAATGAGGGATATAAGAGATTTGGATAAT ATAAGCTTCTCAGATTGGTTTTTGTCTAAAGGTGGTACACGCATGAGCATCCAGCGAATGTGGGATCCGGTTGCTTATGCCTTGGGTTTTATTGACTGTGATAACATCAGTGCTCGTTGTATGCTTACGATTTTCTCTCTGTTTGCCACTAAGACAGAGGCTTCCCTTCTGCGTATGCTGAAGGGTTCTCCCGATGTCTACTTGAGTGGTCCAATCAGAAATTATATAACAGAAAGAGGAGGCAG GTTCCATCTAAGGTGGGGATGCAGAGAGATACTTTACGATAAATCCGCTGATGGAGAGACATATGTTACCGGACTTGCCATGTCCAAA GCTACTAACAAGAAACTCGTAACTGCTGATGCTTATGTTGCTG CATGTGATGTCCCTGGAATAAAAAGGTTACTTCCATCCGGGTGGAGGGAATcagaattttttaataatatttatgaactagTGGGAGTGCCGGTTGTTACCGTGCAACTCCGATACAATGGCTGGGTCACAGAGTTGCGGGATCTACAACGGGCAAG GCAACTGAGGCAAGCTATAGGCCTTGATAATCTTCTGTATACTCCAGATGCGGATTTCTCCTGTTTTGCGGACCTAGCTCTCACTTCTCCCGAAGATTACTACATCGAGGGACAAGGTTCATTGCTCCA ATGTGTATTGACACCAGGAGATCCGTACATGCCGTTGCCAAACGACGAAATCATTAAGAGAGTATCAAAGCAG GTTTTGACTCTATTCCCATCATCCCAAGGTTTAGAAGTTATTTGGTCGTCTGTTGTCAAAATTGGGCAATCTCTATACCGTGAAGGACCTGGTAAAGATCCATTCCGACCTGATCAAAAGACACCCATAAAGAACTTCTTTCTTGCTGGATCATACACAAAGCAG GATTATATAGATAGCATGGAAGGAGCAACTTTGTCTGGCAGGCAAGCATCAGCCTACATATGTGATGCCGGGGAAGAGTTAGCAGTGCTGCAAAAGAAGCTTGCGATGGTTGGTTCTCAAGAACAGATGGAAACTTCAAGTGTTACCGATGAGTTAAGTCTTGTATGA